In Candidatus Contubernalis alkalaceticus, the following proteins share a genomic window:
- the mutM gene encoding DNA-formamidopyrimidine glycosylase — translation MPELPEVETIKESLKETISFKKIKEVEVFCAKLIKFPEVLQFVKDIKNKKIKSLERRGKYLIIKLTFNTNLVVHLGMTGQLIYSDLPLQMDKHTHLLFHFEDNTVLQYRDVRKFGCLWLVKDGCLRFVSGLAQLGPEPLSQEFSMEYFNTILNKKSIIKYLLLSQNNLAGLGNIYVDEILFRAGISPERTAADLSLKEREKLYHTIRSVLEEAIRARGTSVVNYIDSDGKKGSFQDFLRVYRRTGELCFVCSTPIKRIVLAGRGTYFCPKCQPMTSNSCRGKTVRPRDNTESLNQ, via the coding sequence ATGCCGGAGCTTCCTGAAGTAGAAACCATTAAAGAGAGTCTGAAGGAAACAATTTCATTTAAAAAAATTAAGGAAGTAGAAGTATTTTGTGCAAAGTTAATTAAGTTTCCCGAAGTGCTGCAATTTGTTAAAGATATAAAGAATAAAAAGATTAAAAGTTTGGAGAGAAGAGGAAAATATTTAATCATTAAGCTTACCTTTAACACTAACCTGGTTGTTCACCTGGGAATGACCGGTCAGTTGATATATTCTGATCTACCTTTACAGATGGATAAGCATACCCACCTGCTTTTTCATTTCGAAGATAACACAGTGCTTCAGTATAGAGATGTCAGGAAATTTGGCTGTTTATGGTTAGTTAAAGATGGCTGTCTCAGGTTTGTGTCGGGATTAGCTCAGTTGGGGCCTGAGCCTTTAAGCCAGGAATTTTCAATGGAATACTTTAACACCATACTTAACAAGAAAAGTATAATTAAATATCTTCTGCTTTCCCAAAATAATTTGGCGGGGCTGGGAAATATTTATGTGGATGAGATTCTCTTTAGGGCAGGGATTTCTCCAGAAAGAACTGCCGCTGACCTGTCTTTAAAGGAGAGAGAAAAACTATACCATACCATCCGTTCGGTTTTGGAGGAAGCAATTCGGGCAAGGGGTACCAGTGTAGTGAATTATATAGATAGTGATGGGAAAAAGGGCAGCTTTCAAGATTTTTTAAGAGTATATCGAAGGACTGGAGAGCTGTGTTTTGTATGCAGTACCCCCATAAAAAGAATTGTGCTGGCAGGCAGAGGAACATATTTCTGTCCAAAATGTCAACCTATGACATCAAATTCCTGCAGGGGTAAAACGGTGCGGCCCCGGGATAACACAGAGAGTTTAAACCAGTAA
- the ytaF gene encoding sporulation membrane protein YtaF, which produces MVELSILLSIILLGLAVSLDGFGVGMAYGVRNMRLPFLSIIIISLSSALAIMFSMLTGKLVSAFFSPEAASMVGGIMLVGIGTWISFQAFLNVKRLLPGEETEYNESLNNAKGGKNVSDGRYLSFFSDILKDPQKADFDRSGEIRGGEAVALGVALAMDAFGAGFGAAMMGFNPFITSAAVGAAKLVMLPAGFYLGNYYFSKHLGSKASYLSGFVLIVLGMLNLFNVI; this is translated from the coding sequence TTGGTTGAGTTGTCCATTTTATTATCTATAATATTGTTAGGCCTTGCCGTAAGTTTGGATGGTTTTGGAGTAGGTATGGCCTATGGTGTTCGGAATATGAGGCTGCCATTTTTGTCTATAATAATTATCAGTCTTTCATCTGCTTTGGCTATTATGTTTTCTATGCTGACAGGAAAACTTGTGTCTGCCTTTTTTTCTCCAGAAGCAGCCTCTATGGTTGGGGGGATAATGTTGGTGGGCATAGGTACTTGGATTAGCTTTCAAGCCTTTTTAAATGTCAAGCGCTTACTGCCCGGTGAAGAAACTGAGTACAATGAAAGTTTAAATAATGCTAAAGGGGGCAAAAATGTTTCCGACGGAAGATATCTCTCGTTTTTTTCTGATATTTTAAAAGACCCCCAGAAGGCAGACTTTGATAGGTCTGGAGAAATCAGGGGTGGAGAGGCAGTAGCCTTGGGAGTTGCTCTGGCTATGGACGCTTTTGGAGCAGGGTTTGGAGCCGCCATGATGGGTTTTAATCCCTTTATCACTTCGGCTGCAGTGGGTGCAGCGAAGCTGGTTATGCTTCCGGCAGGATTTTATCTAGGAAATTATTATTTTTCCAAACATTTGGGCAGCAAGGCATCATACCTGTCGGGATTTGTTCTGATAGTTTTGGGAATGCTAAATCTTTTTAATGTGATTTAA
- the coaE gene encoding dephospho-CoA kinase (Dephospho-CoA kinase (CoaE) performs the final step in coenzyme A biosynthesis.) — translation MPTVGLTGSIACGKSAVSKMLARKGAYVIDLDQVAREVVQPGTAAWLKIVSFFGQDVLAQDGNLDRGKLGQIIFADVNLRMKLNEITHGPIIKKVLGRKQKFFSDPNNAEKLLVIMAPLLIEAGMNNMVDMIIVVICREEIQKKRLMERENINEIEAERRIRSQMPPEEKNKYADFIIDNSGSLNDTAEQVDHVWVNLSSKGKNI, via the coding sequence GTGCCTACGGTAGGATTAACCGGAAGTATTGCCTGTGGAAAGTCTGCAGTTTCAAAGATGTTAGCCCGAAAAGGGGCTTATGTTATTGATTTAGACCAGGTTGCCAGAGAAGTTGTCCAGCCGGGTACAGCCGCCTGGTTAAAAATCGTTTCATTTTTTGGACAAGATGTTTTGGCCCAGGATGGAAATTTAGACAGGGGAAAATTGGGACAGATTATTTTTGCTGATGTAAACTTACGAATGAAGTTAAATGAAATTACCCATGGTCCAATTATAAAAAAAGTTTTAGGGCGGAAACAAAAATTTTTTTCTGATCCTAATAATGCTGAAAAGTTACTGGTTATCATGGCTCCTCTATTAATTGAAGCGGGTATGAATAATATGGTAGACATGATTATAGTAGTAATATGTCGTGAAGAAATTCAAAAAAAAAGGCTAATGGAGCGGGAGAATATTAATGAGATAGAGGCAGAGAGGAGAATCAGGTCTCAAATGCCTCCGGAGGAAAAAAACAAATATGCCGATTTTATTATTGATAACAGCGGTTCACTAAATGATACAGCTGAACAAGTGGATCATGTTTGGGTCAACTTGAGTTCAAAAGGGAAGAACATATAG
- a CDS encoding lytic transglycosylase domain-containing protein, which yields MAVKILKKRLVFRVLLVLVLIMVFYSNCFQRLINPIQFKETIDYYSEIHQVDPLLVSAVIRVESRFNQKAVSQKGAMGLMQIMPTTGEWAAEQIGISDFESSMLLDPQFNIRLGTWYIANLQKEFQDKNPLVIAAYNGGRGNVNKWLEQKIWDGQEETIYDIPYPETREYVKKVLFNYRKYQKIYE from the coding sequence ATGGCTGTAAAAATATTAAAAAAAAGATTAGTTTTCCGGGTTCTTCTAGTTCTTGTGTTGATCATGGTTTTTTATTCTAATTGTTTTCAAAGGCTGATAAACCCGATACAATTTAAGGAGACTATTGATTATTATTCGGAAATACATCAGGTAGACCCACTTTTGGTATCAGCAGTGATCCGGGTGGAAAGCAGGTTTAATCAGAAGGCCGTTTCTCAAAAAGGTGCCATGGGGTTAATGCAGATTATGCCAACTACGGGGGAATGGGCAGCGGAACAGATAGGTATTTCTGATTTTGAATCCTCTATGCTTTTGGACCCCCAATTTAATATTCGGTTGGGAACCTGGTATATTGCTAATCTCCAAAAGGAATTTCAAGACAAAAATCCTTTGGTTATTGCTGCTTATAATGGAGGCCGGGGAAATGTTAATAAGTGGCTGGAACAGAAAATATGGGATGGACAGGAAGAGACAATATATGACATTCCTTATCCTGAAACCAGAGAATATGTAAAAAAAGTGCTGTTTAATTATAGAAAATATCAAAAAATTTATGAGTAA
- a CDS encoding ABC transporter substrate-binding protein: protein MARKFIFLLLALVIVLSIFGCAPVESPQGQLRVASLGSPNTLNPLFIRDNYSFEVVSLLHANLFTFNHETLEAEPALVEQWSVEEEGTVYILQLRDDVKWSDGEPLTAEDVAFTLRVICHPDFTGYHYALYFNVITGSRDYHLNHDSPLAEGSIKGIEVIDDITLKITLDQVMAPFLTYLDLFPLPAHVLGDVPVAQMEGHDYSLNPEITAGPYILNDWAVDEYLHFVYNPNYYLGQPGIDEIYYRIIPNQEAQLIDLKGGNLDLIPTAVKIEDVEDLKEDSNINIYSNLRLVYDYLGFNMANPESPLYTKEVRQALSMVLDREAVVRDLLLGYGRVAHGPLAPLHFPFDENFTSYSVDIQKARQLLDESGYGDGFELKLIVNAGNEVRENTALMFKEAADAIGVEVTIQVLEWQTYMELAMQGDFDVIISGQGTGIDPDLISIWHSQSPLNELGYVNHQVDTVIQEAQVSMDREERSRMYRSAQEMIVEDAPMVWLYYREALHAASEGLRNFAPHPEITFYKVHQWEIE from the coding sequence TTGGCTAGAAAATTTATTTTTCTGCTGTTGGCCCTGGTGATAGTGCTCAGTATTTTTGGATGTGCTCCGGTAGAATCTCCACAGGGACAGCTGCGGGTGGCTTCTCTAGGCAGCCCTAACACATTAAATCCGCTGTTTATTAGGGATAATTATTCTTTTGAAGTAGTTTCCCTGCTGCACGCAAACCTGTTTACCTTTAATCATGAAACATTAGAGGCAGAGCCGGCCCTGGTGGAACAATGGTCTGTGGAAGAGGAAGGGACGGTATATATTTTACAATTAAGAGATGATGTAAAATGGTCTGATGGTGAGCCATTAACAGCTGAAGATGTTGCCTTCACTCTTAGGGTGATATGTCACCCGGACTTCACCGGATATCATTATGCCCTGTATTTTAATGTAATAACCGGTTCCCGGGATTATCACTTAAATCACGACAGTCCTTTAGCGGAGGGAAGTATTAAAGGCATAGAGGTAATTGATGATATTACATTAAAAATAACGTTGGATCAGGTAATGGCTCCATTTTTAACTTATCTGGATTTATTTCCCCTTCCAGCTCATGTTTTGGGGGATGTCCCGGTAGCTCAAATGGAAGGTCATGATTACAGTCTCAATCCTGAAATAACTGCTGGACCCTATATTTTAAATGATTGGGCAGTTGATGAGTATTTGCATTTTGTGTACAATCCTAATTATTATTTAGGACAGCCGGGAATTGATGAAATTTATTACAGGATAATACCCAACCAGGAGGCACAGCTTATTGATCTAAAGGGTGGAAACCTGGACTTGATTCCTACAGCTGTTAAAATAGAAGACGTAGAAGATTTAAAAGAGGATTCAAACATTAATATTTATTCCAACTTGAGATTGGTTTATGATTATTTGGGATTTAATATGGCTAATCCTGAAAGCCCTCTGTACACAAAAGAGGTGAGACAGGCCTTGTCTATGGTTTTGGATAGGGAAGCTGTGGTTAGAGATTTACTGCTGGGTTACGGGAGGGTAGCCCATGGGCCTCTGGCACCGCTGCATTTTCCCTTCGATGAAAACTTCACATCTTATTCTGTGGATATACAAAAAGCCCGGCAGCTGCTGGATGAATCCGGTTATGGTGATGGATTTGAGCTAAAGCTCATAGTCAATGCCGGTAATGAAGTAAGGGAAAATACTGCCTTGATGTTTAAGGAGGCGGCAGATGCCATTGGTGTGGAGGTTACAATTCAAGTCTTGGAATGGCAGACTTACATGGAATTAGCCATGCAGGGAGATTTTGATGTAATAATTTCTGGACAGGGTACAGGTATTGATCCCGACTTAATTTCCATCTGGCACAGTCAAAGCCCTCTTAACGAACTGGGGTATGTAAACCACCAGGTGGACACTGTTATCCAGGAAGCGCAGGTGTCAATGGACAGGGAGGAAAGGTCCCGGATGTACCGTAGTGCTCAAGAGATGATTGTAGAAGATGCTCCTATGGTGTGGCTTTATTACAGAGAGGCCCTGCATGCAGCGTCAGAGGGTCTGCGTAATTTTGCCCCGCATCCTGAAATTACTTTTTATAAGGTGCATCAGTGGGAGATAGAATAA
- a CDS encoding ABC transporter permease has translation MSLFLTKRIMQTIVVLVGVSVLTFFMMNLAPGDPFIMDSEMKMNPEAVARWKEIRQLDRPLHEQYYSWLLNLIKGDFGISLIHNRPVLELITERLPATLLLTVTSLAAALLISIPLGLLSAIKQGSFLDKFISFFTLCGVSIPNFWLGMLLILLFAYQFNWLPAGGLRTVGAEIGFVDSIRHLILPVFVLSTGSAAYYIRYIRAAILEVLGQDYVLTAKAKGLNESTVLFRHIVRNAMIPLVTVVSLSLPHLFTGAMVTEYVFSWPGMGRWIIMATLSRDYPSVLAVNVIVAALVTLCNLGADLLYVFIDPRIKYR, from the coding sequence ATGAGTTTATTCCTTACTAAAAGAATAATGCAGACCATTGTGGTACTGGTGGGGGTTTCCGTACTTACTTTTTTTATGATGAATCTGGCTCCGGGAGACCCTTTTATAATGGATTCGGAAATGAAGATGAATCCGGAAGCTGTGGCCCGATGGAAAGAAATACGTCAGTTAGATCGTCCCCTTCATGAGCAGTATTATTCCTGGCTGTTAAATCTGATTAAAGGGGATTTTGGCATTTCACTGATTCATAACCGGCCTGTTTTGGAACTAATTACTGAAAGGCTTCCGGCTACTCTATTGTTAACTGTTACCTCCCTTGCGGCAGCTCTTTTAATTTCTATTCCGTTAGGTTTATTATCAGCGATAAAACAAGGGTCCTTTCTGGATAAATTTATATCATTTTTTACCCTTTGTGGAGTGTCTATACCAAATTTCTGGCTGGGGATGCTCCTTATTTTATTATTTGCTTATCAGTTTAACTGGCTTCCTGCGGGAGGTTTGAGGACGGTAGGTGCAGAGATAGGTTTTGTGGATTCTATTAGACATTTAATTCTTCCCGTTTTTGTATTGTCCACCGGTAGTGCTGCCTATTATATCCGGTATATCAGGGCTGCTATCCTGGAGGTACTGGGACAGGATTATGTGCTGACTGCTAAGGCTAAGGGGTTAAATGAATCTACGGTACTTTTTCGTCATATCGTAAGAAATGCCATGATTCCCCTGGTAACAGTGGTTTCACTTTCTTTACCCCATCTATTCACCGGTGCTATGGTTACGGAATATGTTTTTAGCTGGCCCGGTATGGGCCGCTGGATTATTATGGCTACTTTGTCCCGGGATTATCCATCTGTCCTGGCAGTTAATGTTATTGTGGCCGCTCTGGTTACTTTGTGTAATCTTGGTGCAGATTTGCTGTACGTATTTATTGACCCACGGATAAAATATAGATGA
- the opp4C gene encoding oligopeptide ABC transporter permease: MRRGFIALFFNWKKFRKNPLSCAGLVIVLLLYCTAVFAPILAREDPYQTNTENWLSSPDEQNWFGTDRLGRDVFSRVVHGSRISLAVGFVSTALVILVGTILGSLSGYYGGLLDTLIMRFTDVIMVFPTLFLIITLVLLFEPGILYIILVIGFVGWTSAARLVRAEFITLREREYVQAARALGASDIRIIFRHILPNAMSTIIVAATLSVPAAILAEAGLSFLGLGVPAPIPSWGNMLREAQGYLRQAWWYAAFPGAFIFLTVMAFNLLGEGLRDSMDP; the protein is encoded by the coding sequence ATGAGAAGAGGTTTTATTGCATTGTTTTTTAATTGGAAAAAGTTTAGAAAAAATCCTCTATCCTGTGCCGGCCTGGTGATTGTGCTGCTTCTTTACTGTACTGCAGTTTTCGCTCCTATCTTGGCCAGGGAGGATCCTTATCAAACCAATACTGAGAACTGGTTGAGCTCTCCCGATGAACAAAACTGGTTTGGAACTGATAGATTGGGGAGGGACGTTTTCAGCCGGGTTGTCCATGGGTCCCGGATATCTCTGGCAGTAGGGTTTGTTTCTACTGCTCTGGTGATTTTAGTGGGTACCATTTTGGGTTCTTTGTCCGGTTATTATGGAGGATTATTGGATACCTTAATTATGCGTTTTACCGATGTAATCATGGTATTTCCTACATTATTTCTTATCATTACATTGGTTTTGCTGTTTGAGCCGGGAATTCTCTATATTATTTTGGTTATTGGTTTTGTGGGTTGGACCAGTGCAGCTAGATTGGTCCGGGCAGAATTTATTACTTTACGGGAGAGAGAATATGTACAGGCAGCCCGGGCTCTGGGGGCTTCAGACATCAGAATTATATTCAGGCATATTCTTCCCAATGCCATGAGCACTATTATCGTTGCGGCTACATTAAGTGTCCCTGCCGCTATTTTGGCTGAAGCAGGATTGAGCTTTCTGGGTTTAGGAGTTCCAGCCCCTATTCCCAGCTGGGGCAATATGTTGAGGGAAGCTCAAGGGTATTTGAGACAAGCCTGGTGGTATGCTGCTTTCCCCGGCGCGTTTATATTTCTGACGGTCATGGCTTTTAATTTGTTAGGGGAAGGCCTTCGAGATTCCATGGATCCATAA
- a CDS encoding ABC transporter ATP-binding protein, whose protein sequence is MPLLQVKDLTIVFDSKTREAVKAVDGVSFSIWPGEVVGLVGESGSGKSVTALSILNLISFKKGRIESGEILYKGKEILSLPPKKIRKIRGSEIAIIFQEPMTSLNPVLHVGLQITEVICTHFGVSRKDANVMAVDLLRNVGIPDAERRMKSYPHHLSGGMRQRVMISMALACKPGLLIADEPTTALDVTIQRQILDYLQQVMKKGQMSMLFISHDLGVIGEVCDRVMVMYAGRILETGTTLEIFKTPLHPYTRALVKVSGGFYHAGNKLPVVPGMAADLSGLPKGCKFHPRCSQVHRLCREVEPTLKSYQKSGLSGKERWVRCWEYTKMCKKESSS, encoded by the coding sequence GTGCCTTTGCTGCAGGTGAAAGACTTAACCATTGTATTTGATTCTAAGACCCGGGAAGCAGTAAAGGCAGTAGATGGGGTTAGTTTTAGTATTTGGCCCGGTGAAGTGGTGGGTTTGGTGGGGGAAAGTGGTTCAGGAAAAAGTGTAACTGCACTTTCAATACTGAATCTTATCTCATTTAAGAAAGGTAGAATTGAAAGCGGAGAGATATTATATAAAGGTAAAGAAATTTTATCCCTGCCCCCAAAAAAAATAAGAAAAATCAGGGGCAGTGAAATAGCGATTATTTTTCAGGAACCTATGACCAGCTTGAACCCTGTTCTTCATGTGGGACTTCAGATTACGGAGGTCATCTGCACCCATTTTGGCGTATCCCGCAAAGATGCCAACGTTATGGCTGTGGATTTATTGAGAAATGTAGGGATCCCCGATGCCGAAAGGCGGATGAAATCATATCCCCATCACTTAAGCGGAGGTATGAGGCAGAGGGTAATGATTTCCATGGCACTGGCCTGCAAACCCGGCTTGTTGATTGCCGATGAACCTACTACCGCCCTGGATGTGACTATTCAGAGACAAATACTTGATTATCTTCAGCAGGTGATGAAAAAAGGACAGATGTCTATGCTCTTTATCAGTCATGATCTGGGGGTAATCGGAGAGGTATGTGACCGGGTGATGGTTATGTATGCTGGAAGGATACTTGAAACCGGAACTACCTTGGAGATTTTTAAAACACCTCTTCATCCGTATACCCGGGCTTTAGTGAAGGTTTCTGGTGGTTTTTACCATGCCGGGAACAAGCTTCCGGTTGTTCCCGGCATGGCTGCCGATTTATCCGGACTGCCCAAGGGCTGTAAGTTTCATCCCCGCTGTTCCCAGGTTCATAGGCTGTGCCGGGAGGTAGAACCAACACTTAAAAGCTATCAAAAAAGCGGTCTATCGGGGAAAGAACGTTGGGTAAGGTGCTGGGAATATACTAAGATGTGTAAGAAGGAGAGCAGTTCATGA
- a CDS encoding ABC transporter ATP-binding protein: MTLPLLSVQSLSKYYPIEEGFHSFWAGEGKFLAVDNVSFNIEAGETLSIIGESGCGKTTLAKMLVRLVEPQGGSIIFKGNDLLQLSHKKMRKMRREIQMIFQDPYGSLNPRLTVQQIIGEGLEIHGLFNRTERAAIIKLILEEVGLNPRDKDRYPREFSGGQRQRVTIARALVLRPSLIIADEPVSALDISIKSQIVNLLLESQEKYKFSTLFISHDLTLVRQFSSRVAIMYLGRIVEMARTSQLFENPLHIYTQALMSAVPQFFSDIKMERFTLKGEAPSLTNPPSGCHFHPRCFKAKSICKRERPELKLVEHNHYIACHLL, translated from the coding sequence ATGACTTTGCCGCTTTTATCTGTTCAATCTTTATCTAAATACTATCCAATAGAAGAAGGTTTCCACAGCTTTTGGGCTGGGGAAGGAAAATTTTTGGCGGTGGACAACGTGAGTTTTAATATTGAGGCGGGTGAAACCTTAAGTATAATTGGTGAAAGTGGATGTGGGAAGACTACCCTGGCTAAGATGTTGGTAAGACTTGTGGAACCTCAAGGGGGCAGCATTATATTTAAGGGTAATGACTTGCTGCAGTTAAGTCATAAGAAAATGCGAAAGATGCGCAGAGAAATACAAATGATTTTCCAAGACCCATATGGATCCTTGAACCCTAGATTAACAGTGCAGCAAATTATCGGAGAAGGTCTTGAGATCCACGGACTTTTCAACCGCACTGAGCGGGCTGCTATTATCAAGCTTATATTAGAAGAAGTAGGTTTAAACCCCAGGGATAAAGATAGATACCCAAGAGAGTTTAGCGGGGGACAGAGACAGAGAGTTACTATCGCCCGGGCCTTAGTGCTGCGCCCCAGCTTAATTATTGCCGATGAACCAGTATCTGCCCTGGATATTTCCATCAAATCTCAAATCGTTAATTTATTGCTGGAATCTCAGGAAAAATATAAGTTTTCTACTCTTTTTATTTCTCATGATTTGACTCTGGTAAGACAATTTAGCAGTAGAGTGGCTATTATGTATCTGGGACGCATTGTTGAAATGGCTAGAACCTCACAACTGTTTGAAAACCCTCTGCATATATACACCCAGGCGTTAATGTCTGCAGTGCCCCAATTCTTTTCAGACATCAAAATGGAACGTTTCACTTTAAAGGGGGAGGCTCCCAGCCTAACGAACCCTCCTTCTGGATGCCATTTCCATCCCCGGTGTTTCAAGGCTAAAAGTATATGTAAAAGAGAAAGGCCTGAATTAAAGCTGGTGGAACATAATCATTATATTGCTTGTCATTTATTATAA
- a CDS encoding isocitrate/isopropylmalate dehydrogenase family protein has protein sequence MLKITLIPGDGIGPDITAATLKVLDATGLKFEWDEQIAGEGAISKYGTPLPQEVIDSIKRNKIALKGPLTTPIGTGFRSVNVTLRKELDLYANLRPTRTFIGVKSRYDNIDLVVVRENTEDLYAGIEHMVGADAAESIKIITRKGSERVARFAFDYAVKAGRRKVTAVHKANIMKCTDGLFLECVRKVAEDYPEIEFEDRLVDNMCMQLVQKPEIYDVMVMPNLYGDIISDLCAGLVGGLGMAPGANIGAREAIFEPVHGSAPKYAGMDKVNPISMILSGVLMMEYIGEKETADRVLKAVKEVVAEGKVVTYDLGGTAKTSEMAEAIAARV, from the coding sequence ATTTTGAAAATAACACTGATTCCCGGTGACGGTATTGGGCCCGATATAACAGCAGCAACTTTAAAAGTATTAGATGCCACCGGGCTTAAGTTTGAATGGGATGAACAAATTGCCGGTGAAGGCGCTATATCTAAATACGGCACTCCACTGCCCCAGGAAGTTATTGATTCTATTAAAAGGAATAAAATCGCTTTGAAGGGTCCCCTCACCACTCCCATTGGTACTGGCTTTCGTAGTGTAAACGTAACTTTAAGAAAGGAATTAGATCTTTATGCTAACCTTCGTCCTACCAGAACTTTTATAGGAGTAAAATCCCGTTATGATAATATTGATCTGGTAGTTGTCAGGGAAAATACCGAAGACCTTTATGCCGGTATAGAGCATATGGTAGGGGCAGATGCTGCGGAGAGTATAAAGATTATTACTAGAAAAGGCTCTGAGAGGGTTGCCAGATTTGCCTTTGATTACGCAGTAAAGGCGGGCAGAAGGAAGGTTACCGCAGTACATAAGGCTAATATTATGAAGTGTACAGACGGCCTGTTTCTGGAATGTGTCCGAAAGGTAGCAGAGGATTATCCGGAGATAGAATTTGAAGACCGCCTGGTGGATAATATGTGCATGCAGTTGGTGCAGAAGCCGGAGATTTATGATGTTATGGTGATGCCTAACCTTTATGGAGATATTATCTCAGATCTGTGTGCGGGACTGGTAGGAGGATTAGGGATGGCTCCAGGAGCCAACATAGGTGCCAGAGAGGCAATATTTGAACCGGTCCATGGCAGTGCACCTAAGTATGCCGGTATGGATAAAGTAAATCCCATCTCGATGATTCTCTCTGGAGTGTTGATGATGGAATATATAGGAGAAAAAGAAACCGCAGACCGGGTCCTAAAGGCGGTCAAAGAAGTGGTTGCTGAAGGAAAAGTAGTAACTTACGACCTGGGCGGGACGGCAAAAACTTCTGAAATGGCAGAGGCTATTGCTGCCAGAGTATAA
- a CDS encoding MBL fold metallo-hydrolase codes for MSELMSLGENFYVFKSSYWELNSGIMHNEEECVLIDPGYSPDELGEIDDFLKEQGGPPGQSYLIYTHSDFDHIVGGQQFPLAKEIAQENFLRCFQGEQFQYLEEADKERGITRLDFRFPVPEVTFKDSLEISLKNETLALFAAPGHTRDSLFVVLKNRGVLLSGDTLSDQEFPFIHYNAQHYKETLQLAGSLLEQYDINFLVPGHGNWTGKKEEMKKRVEQDIDYLDNLMVNIREYYCQGLATAEIHSVLREVRYKGDYIGEVLMPEHTKNIEKVIQEIGDNL; via the coding sequence ATGTCTGAATTAATGTCTCTGGGGGAAAATTTTTATGTTTTTAAAAGTTCTTACTGGGAATTAAACTCAGGAATAATGCATAATGAAGAGGAATGTGTTCTTATAGACCCTGGTTATTCGCCGGATGAATTAGGAGAGATAGATGATTTTTTAAAGGAACAGGGGGGCCCCCCTGGCCAAAGTTACTTGATATATACTCATTCTGACTTTGACCATATTGTAGGGGGGCAGCAGTTTCCACTGGCAAAAGAAATCGCTCAGGAAAATTTTTTAAGGTGTTTTCAGGGAGAGCAGTTTCAATACCTGGAGGAAGCTGATAAGGAACGGGGAATTACTCGTTTGGATTTTCGTTTTCCTGTCCCCGAAGTCACATTTAAAGACAGCTTAGAAATTTCCTTAAAAAATGAAACCTTGGCGTTATTTGCTGCTCCCGGTCATACCCGAGACTCCCTGTTTGTGGTGTTAAAAAACAGAGGGGTCCTGCTATCTGGGGATACCCTTTCTGATCAGGAATTTCCCTTTATTCATTACAATGCACAGCATTACAAAGAAACCTTGCAGCTGGCCGGTTCATTGTTGGAACAGTATGATATTAATTTTTTGGTTCCGGGGCATGGAAATTGGACAGGCAAAAAGGAAGAAATGAAAAAAAGGGTAGAGCAGGATATAGACTATTTGGACAATCTTATGGTAAATATTAGAGAATACTATTGTCAGGGACTGGCCACAGCTGAGATTCACTCGGTATTAAGGGAAGTAAGATACAAGGGAGATTATATTGGTGAAGTTTTGATGCCAGAACATACTAAAAACATTGAAAAAGTAATTCAGGAAATAGGAGATAATTTGTAA